The Toxoplasma gondii ME49 chromosome XII, whole genome shotgun sequence genome includes a region encoding these proteins:
- a CDS encoding hypothetical protein (encoded by transcript TGME49_246710~Predicted trans-membrane domain (TMHMM2.0):93-116:135-158:178-201), translating to MEGGVLAGDPSAEDRGEGDETGESLSAALPLASEKARSVADAGGESDERNRSAVCSNEDHVYEGPDLFGTEAFDSVCCVDILDQAYKPAVRRILALWGLLLLASTSLLLVGFFGSFRFLHRDGSLDLSHNLWKEHLFWSSVVQFMVTALGIAFGFIALVSHTQLGSSCEVHSFQRFFTWCLLFHLAGALFCFVAAVKLTAVDVFSSPAFASPLSSSLLHRHTSSLGLDANTAAAFRSSRLSPDVTTPGASLRRSLALRKVELGRLSLGKNRFKAPASTAEPAASSLSSLSSPFALSPLSAKRPLVSFQFSPLGQNSDSSVFEPSGAAASPHRFDSIEESEGLGSNVKNFTYFQRSTEPGELPPFSNPRRLSVLSPSLSPSRSFNSFSPASFAEIVESDDWLRSKGSELKIPSRESPVYQKMLFSSVTVNYFEAVLHALCFVTTWRLAGRLGRLFGLKMPRIPF from the coding sequence ATGGAGGGCGGTGTCTTGGCGGGCGATCCGAGTGCAGAGGatagaggcgaaggagacgagacaggcgaatCGCTTTCGGCTGCTCTTCCACTCGCGTctgagaaggcgaggagcgTCGCGGACGCGGGCGGCGAGTCTGACGAACGGAACCGTTCTGCTGTGTGTAGCAATGAAGATCACGTCTACGAAGGCCCGGACCTTTTTGGAACAGAGGCTTTTGACTCTGTGTGCTGTGTAGACATCCTCGACCAGGCGTACAAGCCGGCGGTTCGGCGCATCCTTGCTCTCTGGGGGCTTCTTTTGCTGGCGTCGacgagtcttcttctcgtcggaTTTTTCGGTTCCTTCCGCTTTCTGCACCGCGACGGGAGCCTGGATTTGTCCCACAATCTCTGGAAAGAGCATTTGTTCTGGTCATCTGTCGTGCAGTTCATGGTAACGGCTCTTGGCATTGCCTTCGGCTTCATCGCTCTCGTCAGCCACACTCAGCTGGGGAGTTCGTGCGAGGTTCACTCGTTTCAGCGCTTCTTCACATGGTGTCTCCTGTTCCACCTTGCGGGTGCTCTCTTTTGCTTCGTTGCAGCGGTCAAACTCACCGCTGTCGatgttttctcgtctcccgcctttgcgtctcctctttcttcctctcttctccaccgaCATACATCTTCTCTCGGGCTTGACGCCAACACCGCTGCAGCCTTTCGAAGCTCCCGACTCAGTCCTGATGTTACGACTCccggcgcctctctgcggCGCTCGTTGGCTTTGCGAAAAGTCGAACTGGGGAGGCTCTCGCTGGGGAAGAACCGCTTCAAAGCACCTGCGTCCACTGCGGAGCCTGCTGCCTCGTCCTtgtcttccttgtcttcaccctttgctctctctccactctctgcAAAGCGCCCccttgtctctttccagTTTTCGCCTCTGGGGCAAAACTCAGACTCGAGTGTCTTCGAGCCCTCTGGTGCTGCGGCCTCACCGCACCGCTTCGATAGTATAGAAGAGAGTGAGGGTCTAGGATCTAATGTCAAGAATTTCACATATTTCCAGCGTTCGACCGAGCCTGGAGAACTACCACCTTTCTCCAATCCCAGACGCCTTTccgtcttgtctccttctctgtctccatcgcGCTCCTTCAAttcgttctctcccgcttccttTGCAGAAATAGTAGAGAGTGACGACTGGCTACGCAGCAAGGGAAGCGAACTGAAGATTCCCTCCAGGGAAAGTCCCGTCTACCAAAAAATGCTATTTTCGTCTGTTACAGTCAACTACTTTGAAGCCGTTCTGCATGCTCTCTGTTTTGTGACGACCTGGCGCCTCGCTGGGAGACTAGGGCGGCTTTTCGGACTAAAAATGCCTAGAATTCCCTTTTGA
- a CDS encoding hypothetical protein (encoded by transcript TGME49_246670) yields the protein MRDERNGATSRPRGRPHSEGKEGEEGKGEKEASCKETEGSGVVVLPSMAETVQRLLAEAGIEKRDDRVVHLLVDLLQRETLSLLADAADIVDYRQKAAHAGGSSSEKVESKEGKQGALAARAGDKKSRQAGRGPASMCIEEEDANVAVQEYTQKYVVQPNVVLDSARLCSLSNSLAVGQSTAAELILHRAVPTGSAEGTSSPLLGEPFVLRPVASGSGGGGTSSGLSGSSFGSAGPSGSAASSGTHAIVTAATNKHVLGAMPQGLPPYLPEDVSVNTLMPSWSLRSSSCAGKLPADGGEKRGRESEMGEAETGGRGQRRSAQEAKEGADLEACDRWPAGQDDENNDGAEMFFQKEHPF from the exons ATGAGGGACGAACGGAACGGAGCTACGAGTCGACCGCGGGGTCGCCCTCACTCggaagggaaggaaggagaggaaggcaagggagaaaaggaagcgagctgcaaggaaacagaaggaagcggcGTCGTCGTTCTCCCTTCAATGGCGGAGACAGTCCAGAGACTTCTTGCGGAGGCGGGGATTGAAAAACGCGACGATCGTGTAGTCCATCTCCTCGTCGACTTGCTACAGA GAGAGACTCTCTCACTCTTAGCCGACGCAGCTGACATCGTGGACTACCGCCAGAaagcagcgcatgcaggcggaTCGAGTTccgagaaagtggagagcaaagaaggaaaacagggaGCGCTGGCTGCCCGTGCAGGCGACAAAAAGAGCCGACAGGCGGGGCGCGGTCCAGCGTCGATGTgcatcgaagaagaagatgcaaaTGTCGCTGTGCAGGAGTACACACAAAAATACGTCGTGCAACCCAACGTCGTCTTG GACAGTGCACGGTTGTGCAGCTTGAGCAACAGCCTGGCTGTCGGGCAGTCGACAGCGGCTGAGTTAATTCTCCATCGTGCGGTACCTACAGGAAGCGCTGAAGGCACCTCGTCGCCTTTGTTGGGGGAGCCTTTCGTTCTGCGGCCTGTCGCGAGCGGCTCTGGAGGTGGCGGAACTTCTTCTGGGCTCTCTGGGTCGAGTTTCGGATCGGCCGGACCCAGCGGCTCTGCCGCGTCGTCTGGGACGCATGCAATTGTTACAGCCGCCACCAACAAACACGTACTCGGAGCCATGCCTCAGGGCTTGCCGCCGTACCTTCCCGAAGATGTGAGTGTCAATACACTCATGCCGTCTTGGTCGCTGAGATCCAGTTCGTGCGCTGGCAAACTGCCTGCGGATGGTGGGGAAAAGcgcggcagagaaagcgagatgggagaggcagaaacggggggaagaggacagagacgcagcgcgcaggaagcgaaagagggTGCAGACCTAGAGGCCTGCGACCGATGGCCCGCGGGACAAGACGATGAAAACAATGACGGAGCTGAAATGTTCTTTCAAAAGGAACACCCTTTCTAA
- a CDS encoding hypothetical protein (encoded by transcript TGME49_246720), giving the protein MVARVVEQDVARGSGRDTLARESDEAHPPQFSLSNPHFLTAVCEELKRRDKPVTGLTTAERFNAALADMGVRYGTPEADMIMRYCQVTEDGYVIFKELMLATRQLSNVSEDHVTESLSSATQREQDRLVPLPNTSARDRDSEQGEIRDERCVYTPELTDAIRRLYAQWDRSCLRDWQFKESLQRLGVCVTPEFERLLSTYGPSGCVSFSQVMQTLMMSDSGFLASSSLRRSRNRSAADIPLPPVADRLPFYEPRRNPVTWSPPQPLKGLPVNPQDVLQHALKLPLAADLDLDRRVGSEVGDTEGGDGCSLADKFRLLKKLVALYLSERLSATQFRKELVEADVPITPELDTLIRAHEADNSGQFTPFAVAVFRAAEETEIFLKEVRRASANTEAEAHSTRDTPYIVVDKLTQVDVPSTFPAQVEEEEDLKASARHMLEAGVKYPTEKEAFVGESKLGDIPKGNYIPSDYGMSQHATLALANRAAAHHAYHGHGNIITWGKSC; this is encoded by the coding sequence ATGGTGGCTCGAGTGGTGGAGCAGGATGTTGCCCGGGGGTCGGGCCGAGACACCCTTGCgagggagagcgacgaggcgcATCCGCCGCAATTTTCGCTCTCAAATCCCCACTTTTTGACGGCGGTTTGTGAGGAACTGAAACGCAGAGATAAACCTGTTACGGGATTGACAACCGCGGAGCGTTTCAACGCGGCGCTGGCTGACATGGGAGTGCGGTACGGGACTCCAGAGGCGGATATGATTATGCGCTACTGCCAGGTGACCGAGGACGGCTACGTGATTTTCAAAGAGCTGATGCTCGCAACGCGCCAACTCTCGAACGTGTCCGAAGACCACGTCACAGAGAGTCTTTCGTCTGCAACACAGCGCGAGCAGGACCGGCTGGTTCCTCTTCCGAATACCTCAGCACGCGACCGCGACTCGGAACAAGGCGAGATCCGCGACGAACGCTGTGTCTATACACCCGAACTGACAGACGCGATCCGCAGACTGTACGCGCAATGGGATCGGTCCTGCTTGCGCGACTGGCAGTTCAAAGAgtctctgcagcgtctgGGGGTTTGCGTGACGCCGGAGTTCGAGAGATTGCTGTCGACCTATGGCCCGAGCGGTtgcgtttccttttcgcAAGTTATGCAGACTTTGATGATGAGCGACAGTGGGTTTCTAgcctcgtcgtcgctgcgCCGGTCGCGCAACCGGAGTGCGGCGGACATTCCCCTGCCGCCCGTCGCGGACCGTCTGCCCTTCTATGAACCACGCAGGAACCCAGTGACTTGGTCGCCGCCGCAGCCCCTGAAAGGCTTGCCCGTCAATCCGCAAGACGTGCTGCAACACGCTCTGAAACTGCCTCTGGCTGCAGACCTAGATCTCGACAGACGCGTTGGCAGCGAAGTGGGCGACACTGAGGGCGGGGACGGGTGTTCGCTCGCAGACAAATTCCGGTTGCTGAAGAAACTGGTTGCCCTGTACCTGTCGGAGCGCCTATCCGCGACGCAGTTCCGCAAAGAGTTGGTCGAGGCGGACGTCCCCATTACCCCGGAACTCGACACTCTGATTCGCGCGCACGAAGCTGACAACAGCGGCCAGTTCACGCCTTTCGCCGTCGCGGTTTTCCGAGCCGCGGAAGAAACTGAAATCTTCCTCAAGGAAGTGAGGCGAGCGTCTGCGAACACGGAGGCCGAGGCGCATTCAACTCGCGATACCCCATACATCGTGGTGGACAAGCTGACGCAAGTCGACGTCCCCTCGACGTTTCCCGCTcaagtcgaggaagaggaggaccTCAAGGCTTCGGCGCGGCACATGCTCGAGGCGGGCGTAAAGTACcccacagaaaaagaagcgttCGTTGGGGAATCGAAACTCGGCGATATACCGAAAGGAAACTACATCCCTTCGGACTACGGCATGTCTCAGCACGCCACACTCGCTTTAGCGAACAGGGCAGCTGCCCACCACGCCTACCACGGCCACGGAAATATCATCACATGGGGAAAATCTTGTTGA
- a CDS encoding hypothetical protein (encoded by transcript TGME49_246700) — MCGLTVLRIQTHRKRLKGLFAAAKRGVKRCCSSQCVFSFAFLPTRVSPRKTPCYGGCGILRLRSDKKSGLTQEQQIRECWNMSQMIRFPGKRPFSVDASAEKLEKLDRKPLRLGQRLARLCKPLTFSPVFARDPLSPCPWFFCAKGFPVEDWHQESMQLERWKSWKCAGSACFTQRLRLSACVSVNARR, encoded by the coding sequence ATGTGTGGTCTAACAGTTCTGCGGATTCAGACTCATCGGAAACGACTGAAGGGACTGTTCGCTGCTGCGAAAAGAGGAGTGAAACGTTGCTGTTCTTCTCAGTGTgtgttctctttcgcttttctgccGACTCGCGTGTCACCAAGGAAAACACCATGTTACGGAGGTTGCGGGATTCTCCGACTGCGGAGCGATAAGAAATCGGGCCTCACCCAAGAGCAGCAGATCCGAGAATGTTGGAACATGTCACAGATGATTCGTTTCCCCGGAAAACGACCCTTTTCCGTCGATGCATCAGccgagaagctggagaaactCGACAGGAAGCCACTCCGGCTGGGCCAGCGTCTTGCGCGACTCTGCAAGCCACTCACGTTTTCCCCTGTTTTCGCTCGAgatcctctttctccctgccCTTGGTTTTTCTGTGCGAAAGGATTCCCCGTCGAGGACTGGCACCAAGAAAGCATGCAACTCGAGCGGTGGAAATCCTGGAAGTGTGCCGGGAGCGCCTGCTTCACCCAACGACTCAGActgagtgcatgcgtgtcAGTGAATGCTCGACGCTGA
- a CDS encoding alpha amylase, catalytic domain-containing protein (encoded by transcript TGME49_246690), whose product MGDLRASAKVHSVSFAAPRCSGDSGDCSPDGDDSEPVPSQPSFSFLSAVSSGAANSDCRPVERGPSPSTEGKETRGQREDTDDEEAVALACHKGSLFSQEERGLSLPLSPVEEESGGDSGSEFKREEVSPSLHREPGERVAPGKEEREEEHGDPSAEVPSSAEHKMPSTVFQSKGGLPGFFAALLGGKEADGAAGPPPRPPEAPVSPFRPQGDGETESHESAVSAGPSASSSSSSLSSSSFSSSSCTALKTRGSSEEEGWETRVEARGVRTRNEAQEGGPQSVSHGLERSEENALEARETQELEETESRQLLRDHGGKMGACVLRDSDEDLCLFRLWGPHVDRCWVQLNPTKAGESPRRFELKNEGNALWGTVLRGVPVGTPYEFVLHSSWNDCFAQEGDELHRRDPYARHTDFFSNTCYVTDASRFPWKHLQSFDPPTWNKLIIYELHPGTFSPASADRTVFETLVDKLDHIRSLNFNAVEFLPVQEFGGEWGYNPRLLLATHGKYGTPDQLRKLVDECHRKGLAVIFDLVLNHGSAKLNSLWNWDGYGKDASGGIYFEGGGESGWGRKFSFHKREVRDMILAAALCFIEEYGADGLRLDSVHSMPWDLLQELTHAVRSKHPSKILIAEVTPENPQICNSAGFDSCWIHSAYYDAIKVTRGQDGNHHLDMLRAMIDVHRGFRMSHQGVNSLLGSHDQAGNKQGGHTDGRAGRYFVDLFGGRNNWHSRAQCRMWYSLQAVCRGLPMMFMGTETHQDKWWNVDEQHKMNWNFVENHDPLAEQMMNLVAAANKLRLSFPSLTDDHAPVRFCHLDYQNRVLGFVRGSLLVVLNCSESQWEGRDYEVQTDCVNRKFKQVFNSQAAEFGGWEASWSSADRNLSSSVHARLPVNLPKWSVTVYERQE is encoded by the exons ATGGGAGATCTTCGAGCATCTGCAAAGGTCCATAGCGTGTCGTTCGCCGCGCCACGATGCAGCGGAGACTCTGGAGACTGTTCCCCTGATGGTGACGACAGCGAGCCGGTTCCTTCTCaaccttctttctccttcttgtcagctgtctcctccggtGCTGCGAATAGCGACTGCAGGCCTGTCGAGCGAGGTCCGTCTCCAAgcacagaaggaaaagagacacgtgggcagagagaggacacggacgacgaagaggcggtGGCTCTCGCCTGTCACAAaggttctcttttctcgcaggaagagagaggcctgtctctcccgctgagccctgtcgaagaagagagcggaggagATAGCGGATCAGAgttcaagagagaagaggtctcgccgtcgctgcaCCGCGAgcctggagagagagtggCGCCtgggaaggaagagcgagaagaagagcacgGAGACCCCTCTGCAGAGGTGCCTTCCTCTGCTGAACACAAGATGCCAAGCACCGTTTTTCAGTCCAAGGGTGGGCTGCCAGGCTTCTTTGCCGCTCTCCTGGGTGGCAAAGAGGCCGACGGGGCTGCCGGCCCCCCGCCGCGACCGCCTGAGgctccagtgtctccgttccGGCCTCAGGGCGatggcgagacagagagccaTGAATCCGCTGTCTCAGCCGGACCCAgtgcgtcctcttcgtcctcttctctttcctcttcttcgttttcttcctcttcgtgtACTGCTCTTAAGACGCGGGGGTctagcgaagaagaagggtgGGAGACGAGagtcgaggcgagaggcgtGAGGACGAGGAATGAAGCACAAGAGGGCGGTCCTCAGAGCGTGTCTCATGGACTCGAGCGGTCGGAGGAGAACGCGttggaggcgcgagagactcAAGAgttggaggagacagagagccgCCAGCTCCTCCGAGACCACGGCGGCAAAATGGGAGCTTGCGTCctcagagacagcgacgaggacctctgcctcttcagACTCTGGGGGCCTCACGTCGACCGGTGCTGG GTGCAGTTGAATCCTACAAAGGCCGGAGAAAGTCCCCGGCGCTTCGAGTTGAAAAACGAGGGTAACGCCTTATGGGGCACAGTCCTTCGCGGAGTGCCTGTAGGAACACCGTACGAATTTGTCCTTCATTCCTCTTGGAATGATTGTTTCGCccaagaaggcgacgaactCCACAGGC GCGACCCTTACGCGCGACACACGGACTTCTTCAGCAACACTTGCTACGTGACAGACGCCTCGCGGTTTCCGTGGAAGCATCTCCAATCCTTCGACCCGCCGACGTGGAACAAACTGATCATCTACGAACTGCACCCAGGAACCTTCAGTCCTGCTTCTGCTGACCGCAC AGTCTTCGAGACGCTGGTGGACAAGTTGGATCACATTCGCTCTCTG AATTTCAACGCCGTCGAGTTCCTGCCTGTCCAAGAATTCGGTGGAGAGTGGGGGTACAatcctcggcttctcctcgcAACTCACGGGAAGTATGGAACACCCGACCAGCTGCGCAAGCTCGTCGACGAATGCCACAGGAAAGGCCTCGCG gTGATTTTCGACCTCGTGTTAAACCATGGCAGCGCAAAGTTGAACTCTCTCTGGAACTGGGACGG GTACGGCAAAGATGCGTCTGGCGGCATCTACTTCGAAGGCGGCGGGGAAAGTGGCTGGGGGCGAAAATTCAGTTTTCACAAACGCGAAGTTCGCGACATGATCCTTGCAGCGGCTCTCTGCTTCATCGAGGAATATGG GGCCGACGGCCTGCGTCTCGACTCCGTCCATAGCATGCCCTGGGACCTTCTCCAG GAactgacgcatgcagttcgcaGCAAGCATCCGTCGAAAATTCTGATCGCCGAAGTCACTCCAGAAAATCCGCAAATCTGCAACAGCGCTGGTTTCGACTCGTGCTGGATACACTCGGCGTATTACGATGCCATCAAG GTGACAAGAGGACAAGACGGCAACCACCATCTCGACATGCTGCGCGCCATGATCGATGTGCACCG AGGCTTCAGGATGTCCCACCAGGGCGTTAACTCTCTTCTCGGCAGTCACGACCAGGCTGGCAACAAACAAGGT GGTCACACAGACGGCAGAGCTGGGCGGTATTTTGTCGATTTGTTCGGTGGAAGAAACAACTGGCACAGTCGAGCGCAGTGCCGCATGTG GTACAGTCTGCAGGCTGTCTGTCGCGGCCTTCCAATGATGTTCATGGGGACAGAGACGCACCAAGACAAATGGTGGAACGTGGACGAACAGCACAAGATGAATTGGAATTTCGTTGAGAACCACGACCCCCTCGCCGAGCAAATGATGAATCTG GTTGCTGCGGCAAACAAgctgcgcctctcctttccgAGTTTGACAGATGACCATGCCCCTGTCCGTTTCTGTCACCTCGACTATCAGAACCGTGTCTTGG GCTTCGTGCGAGGGTCGCTGCTGGTGGTGTTGAACTGCTCCGAGTCGCAGTGGGAGGGTCGCGACTACGAAGTGCAGACGGACTGCGTGAACCGGAAGTTCAAGCAGGTCTTCAACTCGCAGGCAGCCGAGTTCGGAGGCTGGGAGGCAAGTTGGTCCTCTGCAGATCGCAAtctttcctcttccgtgcatgcgcgcttgCCAGTGAATCTGCCAAAGTGGTCTGTCACTGTTTACGAGCGCCAGGAGTAG